GAGATTAAGTATATCTATAAAAATTATGGTCATCATGATCCCTAAAAAACTCCATTTCACCTACAAAACAGACAATCTTCCAAAAATCTATAAAGAAAACCTTAAGCGATGGCAAGCCTATTGCCCTGATTGGGAGATGATCCTCCACACAGATCGGAAAGTCCTTAAATTCTTTGAAAGACATTTTCCGCAATACTCCAACGATATTAAGAAAATTAGACAGGGCGTGGTTTTGGCTGATCTATTTCGGTATGGGGTTTTGTATATTTTTGGGGGAATGTACAACGATATCGACACGATACCACTCAACCCTATTCCTGATGAGTGGCTTACTCTTGAAAGTGTTATTAGCTATGAATATCAACCTTCCAAGTTTGAATGTAGTCCCGTTCCCAGTTACTTAACCGATACCCTTTGCCAGTGGTCATTCCTAGCAAAACCCAAACATCCTATTTTTAAAGAAGCTCTCGACAAGGGTATGGAAAATTTGAAAGAAAAAAACTTCGAGCTAAAGCATGAAAGGGATGTATTAACAGCGACAGGCCCCTTGCTTTTCACTGAAATCGCAACCAAGTACCTAGACACGCCTGAGGTTTTGTTTCTAGACATGGACGTATTTGCGCCTATCCACTTGAAAACGCCCAATCTCTCCAACTGTATCGTCTTTCATCAATTCCATGGGAGATCAGGATGGAAGCTAGAATTTCAGTGCCCTCAAATTAAACTATTGTAATAGTGAGATAGCTTCATGGTTCCCAAGAAACTTCATTTTACCTACAAAACAGAGCATCCACCCGAAAAGTTCCAGAAAAATCTCAATGTATGGAAAAAGATGTGTCCCGATTGGGAAATGCATTATTACTCAGACGCAAAGATCTTTGATTTCTTTAAAGTGCACTTTCCAGAATATCTTTCCGATCTATCGAAAATTACATTAGGTGCAGTCCTGGCAGATGTTTTCCGCTATGCCGTTTTATATATCGATGGAGGCATGTATACCGATATTGATACAATTCCCCTAAAGAAAATCCCCAAAGATTGGCTCAGCTACCAAACAGTCCTTGGATACGAATTCCAATTAGGAAAGGGCGTAGCAGATTTCCGATATAAACATAACGTGATTTGCCAATGGACAATGCTCTCGGCTCCTAAAAACCCTCTATTTAAAAAAGCTCTCGAAAAATGCATCAAAAACTTAAGAGACATCAATTTCCATTTCTCGGTCTCAAGACAGGTACTCCATGCTACAGGCCCCCTTCTATTCACATCTATCGCAAGCGACTATCTCCAATTAGATCAGACTCTTGTTTTAGACATGGAAATTTTTGGATCATTTCCCGAAACTCTTCCTATTTCTAAAAGAAGTGTTGTTGAACATCAATACCATGGAGAACACGGATGGACTTTGGGCATCAAGTTTCCTAACCTTAGGTTGTAAGTAGATTCATGATCCCTAAAAAACTCCACTTTACCTACAAAACTAAAGCCCTTCCCGATAAATACTCTGAAAATATTGCCGTATGGAAACAGACCTGTCCCGATTGGGAATTCAATTTTTATACAGACGCTGACATCGCTTCATTTTTTAACACCTACTTTCCGCAGTATTCGCATGACATCTCCCAGATCAAATTAGGTGTGATCCTTTCTGATGTTTTTCGCTATGGAGTCCTATATATAGCTAAAATATTTCGTTTTAGTTATAATTTTTTGAATGACATATTCGCTAGATTTTAGAAAAAAAGTTCTATCAATCCGAAGCAAAGAAAAATTAAGCTTTGCCCAAGTAGCAAGACGCTTTGGAGTAAGTGTAAATAGTGTGTTTCTCTGGTCTAAGAGGTTAGAGCCGAGGCGCACTAAAATCAGACCTGCAATAAAGATTGATAGAGAGATCTTGATGGAGGATATCAAGAAATACCCTGATGCCTTCAACTATGAACGAGCACATCGTCTCAACGTAAGCACTTCAGGCATTCGGTGTGCCATGAAGAGGTTAAGAATTAGCTATAAAAAAAACTCTCAACCATCCCAAGGCCTGCGAAACAAAAAGACAAATCTTTCAAGGAAAAATCGCAGAATATAAACGTTTGGGAAAGCCAATTGTATATATTGATGAAAGCGGGTTTGCCCATGATATGCCCCGCACCCACGGTTACTCCAAAATAGGACAGCGATGTTTTGGCACTCATGATTGGGGAGCAAAAGGAAGAACAAATGCAATAGGGGCATTACTTGGAACAAGCCTCCTTACACTTGCGTTATTCGAGTGCAATATTAATACAGACGCCTTTTCCATTTGGGCAGAGGAGGACTTGCTACCGAAACTTCCCTCTGAAAGTATTCTGGTTATGGATAATGCTTCATTCCATAAAAGCAAATCTATGCAAGAGAAGATCCAGGCTGCAGGCCATACCTTGGAATATCTTCCTCCCTATTCCCCTGATCTAAACCCTATTGAACACAAGTGGGCACAGGCAAAGTCTAAGCGAAGAAAATATCAATGTGGAATAGACGAACTTTTCAAGGAGTACTGCCTATAACTAATTTAAGTCACTTTAGCTATATCTTCGGTGGACTCTATTCAGATATCGATACAACGCCTACTTGCTCCCTTCCAAAAGATTGGCTCAATGATTCACTAGTGCTTGGATATGAACATGAAACAGACAAACTAAACAAGGGAACATGGTATGATAGCAATGTGATCTGTCAGTGGTCCATGCTTGCTAAGCCTCGCCACCCCCTCTTTAAAGAAGCTCTTGAAAAAGGACTTGAAAATTTGAGAAAAACAAAGTTCTTTTTCGAAGATATTAAGGATGTCCTCCACGCGACAGGTCCTCTTTTTTTTACACCACTCGCAAAAAAATACCTATCTCTTCCAGAAACACGCCTCCTCGAAATGGAAGTATTTGGAAGTATTCCTAAACAGTTTCCTCCGACTGATAAAAGCATTATCCTCCATCAATTTGATGGTCAATATGGATGGACGGTCAACCTAAAATGTCCATTTATTGATCTCCGTTGATCATTCTGCTACTCTCTCTTTCATGAATGTTCGGTATAAACGTCCTTTTGTCCTCATTGAGGTTTTAATTGCGATCGCCCTGCTAGCTCTCTGTGCTTTTCCTTTGATTTCCGAACCCCTTTTTTCTCAAAAAACAATGCGGAAAAAATTCTTTGAACTTGAGCTCGAAAGGGAAGCTGAAAAAATCTACTATGAAACTCTAAAAACCCCCCTAATATTTTCAGAAATTCCCAAGAAGGGCTCTAAAAACACCAAAACCTCTTCCTTAGAAGTTTCAATCACAGGGCTCGGAAAAAAAAACTATAAAACTCTCTCTTCTATTTATCATTGCGCAAAAGAGACCCATAAAAGCGACTTCTATAAAATCCACCTTGAGGTTTGTTTTATAGATGGCAACGACAAAGATCATCCGTTCAAATATAGGTTTGAATTTGTGGGGGAAAAAGTGGCCAAAAAAAACCCTCATCAGGAAAGTGAAGGAACATCTAGCAGCATTCAAACCCTTTATCAAAGCAAGTGAAAAACAAACCGAGTTTTCTATTCGTGCGCTTATTCTGGGAATTTTACTCAGTCTTCTCTTTGCCATAGGAAATGCATATTTAGGCCTCAAAGTGGGAATGACAATCTCTGCATCGATTCCCACTACAGTCTTATCCATGGCTATTTTGCGCATCTTTTTTCGAAAAGTCGGAATTTTAGAAAACAATATAGTCCAAACTGTCGCCTCGGTTGGAGAGGGACTCGCTGGAGGAGTTATCTTCACCGTTCCGGCTCTTTTCCTTTTAGGTGTTACCTCCGCCATTCCCCACATCTTTATTTTGGCACTTTTAGGAGGGATTTTAGGGGTCCTTTTCATGATTCCCATGTGCCGTTACATTATTGTTCAGGAACAGCCTGTGCAGAAATTTTAAAAGCTGGAGAAAGTAATGCCCTGCATGCAAGCCTTGCGATTTGGGGAATTATTGTTGGAGCAATTTACAAAGTCCTGAATAACGCTCTGTACCTAAGGAAATGAGAGATTACAAGTAGAGCCTCTGCTTGAAAGAGTAAGTAAGCAGATAAAAATCTTCCAAAAAGAGACAGGAAGGCTTCCCATATTCGAGGCAGATAAAGGTTATGATGCAAGTGCACTAAGGGTAAAATTGTTAAGACGGAATATTTATCCGATTATAGCCAAAAGGAAGATGGGGGAACATCCAGAAGATAAGAAAATTGCGTCTTGGATTCGAAGGAAGCGATGGCAAGTAGAAAGGGCAATATCATGGCTTCAAAGAAAGTTCAGACGACTTGTTGTGCGTTGGGAAAGAAAATTAGATTACTGGAAAGGATTTTTGAATTTTAGCCTTATCAAATACTGGGTGGACAGATTATCGGGATAGGCTCACAGGAGGTTGAGCAAGGATTATGAAGTTTATCCTAAAAATAGCGAAACTTGGATCAAAATAGCCATGATTAATATTTTGGTTCACAGGCTAAAACCTGGGTAACTTGACTTTTTGGACACCCTCTAAGCAGCTATTTGGGCTGGCGAGCTGCCAAAACAGACAAATAAAACCAAATCATTTATCCTCCTTCTCCATGAAAAAACACGCTTTTACACTGATGGAGCTCATGATTGCCCTTTCCCTGGCTGTGATCGTCTTGGGAGTTATCTTCTCATCGCTTTATCAGAACTCAGTCCTTAATGTAAAGCAAAAGAACGGGGCCGCTATAGTGATGCAAAAGGTCCATATCCAAGAACGTCTCGATCAAATCTTCGCCAACATTTCAGATAAAGAGAAGCAATCTATTTACACAGATAAAAAAGGGGACCTCCATTTCCAGTTTGACCATGGAATTGACCCCGAGCCAGAATTTTGTGGTATGATTTGTGGAAAACTTGAACACTGCAATGGGGATCTTGTTCTCTCTTTAATGGGAGATGAAAAGGTCCGATCTGAATGCCTTTGCCCCAACGTGGAAACCTTAAACTGTGAATTCCTCACACATGACGGCCATGATGTACAAACAACTGATGCTTGGCCTGAAGAAGAAGCTAAAAAACCCCTCTACCTTAAACTATCCATAGATGATGAGTCCTATATTTTCTGGATCAACCATCAAGGAATGGAGATCCCCTTAAAATGAACCTTCTTCCATTTGTTATTGTCATCATTACCATCCTTGCACTCTTCTCAACCTCTTTTTTTGATAGACACGTCATGGAAACAAAAGAACAACAGATCTATTTAGCCTATTTTAGAGGGCTCCGTGCCGCGAGAAATCATAAGGAAGACCTAGCCTACCGCTCTCTCAAAAAGGGAGGGCAATCCCAAAGCACTAATTCCTCAAAAAAAGAACCATCAACAAAGAAAGTTGACTACTTCAGAGACGAAAAAATTGGATGGAAAAACGGACGACTTAACCTTTCTTCTTTAACTCAAGATGCTCAAAAATGGCCAGAACTCAAAGTGATTACCATTGCCTATGTCAAGGAGCTTTACTCTCACCATGCGTTTTTCCCAAAGGAAGAGAAGTTTGCTGAAAAGCTCATCGATGCCCTCATTGCAGCGTATAAGGGCACAAAGCCCCCCCTACCTTCTTTCCATGAACTAAAGTTAGAGGATCCCTTTCGTATTCCATTTTATAAAATGGTTAGAGGAACTCAAACCTATGATCTTGAAACCGATAAGGGATACCCTCCCTTTGGAGACTTCTTCACTTTTGAAGAGAGAGAAAAGCCTCCGATGTTTTTCCAAGATGCAAATACCACTTTCCTATCGATCGTCTTGGGAACCAAAAAGACACAAATCATCATTGACGAAGAGCGCAAAGAAATTCAAGAATCAGGAGTCCACCATTCGTTACTTAACAGGACCAAGCTGGAAGAGCTCCTTAACGATTCCCCTCCAAGCCCTCAACAACTCGACCTATTTGATTTCAGCAAAAAAGGTTCCCCTAGAAAACCTGGGAAACACACAGATTCAACAACTCAAATTACAGTGAGAGCCCCATAACAGGCTGGAAAGCCAACTTGAAGGTCGTCCCTTCATCAACGGTAGAGGTGACAGAGATCTTAGCATCATGCTTGGCTGCAATTACATTCACAATCGAAAGCCCAAGCCCCGCTCCACCCATTCGGCGAGAGCGCGCTTTATCAACCGTATAAAACCGCTCAAAAATCTTATCTAGGTCTTTTGAAGGAATTCCCATCCCCTTATCGGTAATGGATAGCTCAATCGAACCTCCAAAATCAGCAACAGTAATCGATAAAAATGCGGGGCTTTCTGAATACTTCACCCCATTTTCCAAAAGATTCATAATTGCCAGCTCCAGGAGGTCGGGATCGCCACTCACAAGAATATATTCCTCATTATGGAACGATTCAATTTCAATTTCAGGATGAAGGGCAAGAAGCGAATGGCTACAATTGTCAACCATTCCAACCAAATCAACTTCCTGAAGGCGCGCCTTAGGGAGGTAATCGAGGTCTGCTAGAGTGAGGAGGTTTTTCACTAGGTTATCCATCCTCTGGCAATTCCGCACAATTTTCTCTGTAAACTCAGTGAGCATAGCGTCTGAAATTTCAGGAAGATCATACATTGTCTCAGCAAATCCCTTAATGATTGTGATGGGGGTTCGAAGCTCGTGGGAGGCATTCGCAACAAAATCTTTTCCAAGCTGTTTCTTCTGATACTCACCTGTACTATCTAGAAGTGTTGCCAAGATTTTCTTCTTCGTCTCAAGAACCTTAAGATCCAGCTCAATCCCTCCAAGCACCACCCTTT
The window above is part of the Candidatus Neptunochlamydia sp. REUL1 genome. Proteins encoded here:
- a CDS encoding glycosyltransferase family 32 protein; its protein translation is MIPKKLHFTYKTDNLPKIYKENLKRWQAYCPDWEMILHTDRKVLKFFERHFPQYSNDIKKIRQGVVLADLFRYGVLYIFGGMYNDIDTIPLNPIPDEWLTLESVISYEYQPSKFECSPVPSYLTDTLCQWSFLAKPKHPIFKEALDKGMENLKEKNFELKHERDVLTATGPLLFTEIATKYLDTPEVLFLDMDVFAPIHLKTPNLSNCIVFHQFHGRSGWKLEFQCPQIKLL
- a CDS encoding glycosyltransferase family 32 protein, with protein sequence MVPKKLHFTYKTEHPPEKFQKNLNVWKKMCPDWEMHYYSDAKIFDFFKVHFPEYLSDLSKITLGAVLADVFRYAVLYIDGGMYTDIDTIPLKKIPKDWLSYQTVLGYEFQLGKGVADFRYKHNVICQWTMLSAPKNPLFKKALEKCIKNLRDINFHFSVSRQVLHATGPLLFTSIASDYLQLDQTLVLDMEIFGSFPETLPISKRSVVEHQYHGEHGWTLGIKFPNLRL
- a CDS encoding IS630 transposase-related protein, whose amino-acid sequence is MTYSLDFRKKVLSIRSKEKLSFAQVARRFGVSVNSVFLWSKRLEPRRTKIRPAIKIDREILMEDIKKYPDAFNYERAHRLNVSTSGIRCAMKRLRISYKKNSQPSQGLRNKKTNLSRKNRRI
- a CDS encoding IS630 family transposase — protein: MAEYKRLGKPIVYIDESGFAHDMPRTHGYSKIGQRCFGTHDWGAKGRTNAIGALLGTSLLTLALFECNINTDAFSIWAEEDLLPKLPSESILVMDNASFHKSKSMQEKIQAAGHTLEYLPPYSPDLNPIEHKWAQAKSKRRKYQCGIDELFKEYCL
- a CDS encoding OPT/YSL family transporter, producing the protein MKEHLAAFKPFIKASEKQTEFSIRALILGILLSLLFAIGNAYLGLKVGMTISASIPTTVLSMAILRIFFRKVGILENNIVQTVASVGEGLAGGVIFTVPALFLLGVTSAIPHIFILALLGGILGVLFMIPMCRYIIVQEQPVQKF
- a CDS encoding transposase, with product MLERVSKQIKIFQKETGRLPIFEADKGYDASALRVKLLRRNIYPIIAKRKMGEHPEDKKIASWIRRKRWQVERAISWLQRKFRRLVVRWERKLDYWKGFLNFSLIKYWVDRLSG
- a CDS encoding PilW family protein translates to MKKHAFTLMELMIALSLAVIVLGVIFSSLYQNSVLNVKQKNGAAIVMQKVHIQERLDQIFANISDKEKQSIYTDKKGDLHFQFDHGIDPEPEFCGMICGKLEHCNGDLVLSLMGDEKVRSECLCPNVETLNCEFLTHDGHDVQTTDAWPEEEAKKPLYLKLSIDDESYIFWINHQGMEIPLK
- a CDS encoding sensor histidine kinase, translated to MKKRYISLLSTLGCASFLCLYNAFLEWFLLLVLFGITIVVQLLGGNKKKRQSLSVLDGLREGVAILDWEGNIDEVNQKGGVFLKQDKRSLVGTSFFDHPRLRESSPLLKRIQETKLPQRVVLGGIELDLKVLETKKKILATLLDSTGEYQKKQLGKDFVANASHELRTPITIIKGFAETMYDLPEISDAMLTEFTEKIVRNCQRMDNLVKNLLTLADLDYLPKARLQEVDLVGMVDNCSHSLLALHPEIEIESFHNEEYILVSGDPDLLELAIMNLLENGVKYSESPAFLSITVADFGGSIELSITDKGMGIPSKDLDKIFERFYTVDKARSRRMGGAGLGLSIVNVIAAKHDAKISVTSTVDEGTTFKLAFQPVMGLSL